A stretch of DNA from Verrucomicrobiales bacterium:
CGGCGGATGCCCCCTTCGCCCAGCGCTCGCAGATTTCAAACGCCAGATCCGGGTGGTCCTTGGCGATATCCCCAATGTGATTGGCGACGCTCCGTCGGACATAGAGGTCAACGTCATCCTTCAATGCCTCCAGGATCGGCAGCACGGGACTCGGATCCTTGACGAAGCTGGGGATCCGCATGGCCCACGGCAGCCGAGGGCGAGTGCCTTCCGAGCACAGGCGTCGGACGTGAGGGCTTGGATCACGGGTCCACTTCATCAGGCGCGCCAAGGTCTCCTTTTGGCGTTGGATGAGAAATGGGCGGATCGAAAACTCCGCGCTGAAGCGCTGGGTGATCTCATACTGCGCCTTCATCGAGATTTCAAAGGGATCACGGCCGCCGTTGTGCCCGGGATCTAGGCCGTAGGTCGCGATGAACGACACGTGTGGCAGGTAAAAGAACACAGCGAGCCCGAGATCCTGAGTGGCCGATTGAGGTGGAGTGAGTGAGGTGAGGAGTGTGGAAATCGCCTGATCGTAGTTCCCTGGAAGGTGGGCCCTCAAGGCCCGCGCGAGATGATGACCCCGCTGCAGGATCGCCAGCGGCTCGAGGCCATCGAGGGCGGTCTTCTTGAATTCCTTGGCATTGAATTCGGGATGGACGAGGGACAGGTTGTGCGCCAGACAGTCGATGGCTTCGCGATCCAATAAGTCTTTGAGGGTGCTACCCTTTTCGATGGAACTGGGGCCAGATGGCAGCCGGAACGCGAGGGGGGTTCCCGACTCTCGGTTCCGGTCGGATTTCGTGGGTGTCGGCATGAAGGTCCCTGCGTGGAGCGATTAGGCGGACTCGTAGTCGAACTCCTGGCCCTGGCTATCTATTCGCGCAGGGCGTTGAAGATGTCGCGGTAGAACTCCGGATGGCTTTCCCAGGTTTGGGAGGTAATGAGCCGGTCGTCGCGAACGCTTTCGCGATCCACCCATTTGCCTCCGCACTGTTCCACCTCACAGCGGATGTTGCGGTAGCAAGTCAGGGTGCGTCCGGTGCCCAACCCCGCAGCCAGGACAATCTGGATTCCGTGGCAGATTGAAAAAATCCATTTGCCGGCATCATCGAACTCGCGCACCAGCTGCAGCAACTTGGCATCATGGCGCAGATGCTCGGGCGCACGGCCGCCGATGAGGAGGATGGCTGCGAAGTCCCGGGATTTAACTCGGCTGATGGCGATATCGCTCTCGATGAGATAGCCGGGCTTTTCGACGTAGGTGGTCCATCCGGGATAAAAATCATGGATGACGGAGTTGAGCCGTTTTTTCTGGGTCGAGGCAATGACCGGGATCCAGCCCTCTTCTTTGAACCGATGCTGGGCATAGAGAATCTCGAACGATTCGCCAGCGTCATCGGTGATGATTAGGATCTTTTTTGGCATAGGTGGGAGATAGCGTTACTGATGGTCTGGAACCAAGAAAAATCGCCATGCCCGGCTACCGATTTCGGAGTCGGGGCTTCCTGCCTGGTTTGGGAGTCTTGGACCCCGGCTGGGCTGGTCGAGGGCGGGCAGCCGGCAGGCTTTCCTGGTAGCGCCGGATATGACTCTGGGCGGTCTCACGGGCGATCTGGTGTCCGATAAGCTCGAGGGGCAGGTCGTCCAGTGACTTGAACCGAACGCAGCATTTGCCCATATCCAGCTTTTTTCCGGTGGCCGCCCAGGCCTTGCGGAAGGCTGCCTCTTCCTCGGTGCCGACATAAAGCCCCATCATGTAGAGGGAGTAGTAATTCTTTTGAGCGGCCAGCGCTACGAACGGCAGGGGTTGACGGGGATCGCAGTGATATCCCGGTGGAAACACCCGATGAGGCACATAATAACCAATCATGCCATATTGCATCCCCTCTTCGAAATCTCGATCCAGATTCGCGAGGATGACTTTTCGAATCGCCTGCAGCACCCGTCTTCGCTCCGGTGATTGGTCTTTGAGGTAAGCTCCTACGGTCTTTGCTTTGGATTGCATAAGTGGGTGGTGGAAACCGTTATAATCCTCATTCTGCCAAGTTCAAGCGGGGTGTTTGTCGCGGAGAGGTGTAGGGCGAAACTCTGTTGAGCCCACCGAGTCTCTCCCTACCTCCTCGCGTGGAGCAGGACTTGAATTTCAGCCACTTCCAATCTCACCCGGAGCCCGCCTCCGCCTCCGGTCTGGACTTTCGGGGTCCCGTCGGAGTAGTAAACTGTCCATGCGCATTCCCCGTTCTCTGTTCGCCTGGGCTCTAGTCATTGTGAGCATGTCTTCAGCGTTGCCGTCGGTGGCTGCGGATTCCTCGTCCAAGCGAGGGTGGCAGAACCTCTTTGATGGCAAAACGACCGCCGGGTGGCGTGGGTTCAAAAAGCCCGGCTTCCCCGACAAGGGTTGGCGAGTGGAGTCCGGCGCCCTGGTGCATGCCAGCAAAGGTGGGGGTGGCGACATCATCAGCGAACAAAAGTTCCAGGAATTCGACCTGCGCTGGGAATGGAAGGTGGCCGACGGTGCCAACAGCGGGCTAAAATACTTCATCATTGAGGAGCGCGGCTCGGCAATAGGCCATGAGTATCAGATGATTGATGATGCGCTTCACCCGGATGCCAGGACGGGGCCGTTGCACCAGACGGCTGCCTTCTATGATGTGTTGCCTCCCCATAAGCCGGCGGTCAAACCGGCGGGGGAGTGGAATCGATCCCGGATCCTGGTGAAGGGCAATCGCGTGGAGCACTATCTGAACGGGAAGCTCGCCCTGCGTTATGAGATGGGCAGTCCGGAGGTGGTTGAAGGGGTGGCCAAAAGCAAGTTTAAGAAGGTGGAAGGATTCGGTAAGCCTGTTCTCGGCCACATTCTATTGCAGGACCACAGCGATGAGGTCTGGTTCCGGAATATCCGGATCAAAGATTTGGCCCCGCGACGGTAGGAGTGAGCCATCTTAGATTTGTTTACCCGCCATCGCTCATCGCGGCGAGTCGAAGACCTTCACGCACACTG
This window harbors:
- a CDS encoding DJ-1/PfpI family protein, which gives rise to MPKKILIITDDAGESFEILYAQHRFKEEGWIPVIASTQKKRLNSVIHDFYPGWTTYVEKPGYLIESDIAISRVKSRDFAAILLIGGRAPEHLRHDAKLLQLVREFDDAGKWIFSICHGIQIVLAAGLGTGRTLTCYRNIRCEVEQCGGKWVDRESVRDDRLITSQTWESHPEFYRDIFNALRE
- a CDS encoding DUF1801 domain-containing protein gives rise to the protein MQSKAKTVGAYLKDQSPERRRVLQAIRKVILANLDRDFEEGMQYGMIGYYVPHRVFPPGYHCDPRQPLPFVALAAQKNYYSLYMMGLYVGTEEEAAFRKAWAATGKKLDMGKCCVRFKSLDDLPLELIGHQIARETAQSHIRRYQESLPAARPRPAQPGSKTPKPGRKPRLRNR
- a CDS encoding DUF1080 domain-containing protein produces the protein MRIPRSLFAWALVIVSMSSALPSVAADSSSKRGWQNLFDGKTTAGWRGFKKPGFPDKGWRVESGALVHASKGGGGDIISEQKFQEFDLRWEWKVADGANSGLKYFIIEERGSAIGHEYQMIDDALHPDARTGPLHQTAAFYDVLPPHKPAVKPAGEWNRSRILVKGNRVEHYLNGKLALRYEMGSPEVVEGVAKSKFKKVEGFGKPVLGHILLQDHSDEVWFRNIRIKDLAPRR